The following proteins are co-located in the Dromaius novaehollandiae isolate bDroNov1 chromosome 10, bDroNov1.hap1, whole genome shotgun sequence genome:
- the SLC27A2 gene encoding long-chain fatty acid transport protein 2 isoform X2, giving the protein MVPALCTALAGLLLLPLLLRCAWPYFFQDLRFALTMAQVARRARRAGARRPARTLLDVFARRAARTPHKPLLLFGGEVCTYGQVERRSSQAARALRDAAGLRAGGCLALFMGNRPAYVWVWLGCAKLGCAMACLNCNIRAASLLRCFQSSGATVLLAAPELKGSVEEILPFLKEENVKVYYLSRTSVTEGVESFLDKVDAASDEPTPLSWRSDITSKTPAMYIYTSGTTGLPKAAVINHERIMLACGLFDAGKVTSEDIVYTALPLYHSSALLVGVHGCIMKGATIVLSAKFSASQFWDDCRKYNVTVIQYIGEVLRYLCSMPQRKNDQDHKVRLAIGNGIRTDVWREFIQRFGKISILEFYASTEGNISFVNYTGKIGAVGRVNCLQKILRYELIKYDVEKDEPVRDENGYCIRVPKGKPGLLICRITKYAPFSGYAGAKHQTEKKQLRDVFQKGDLYFNSGDLLVIDNDNFIYFHDRTGDTFRWKGENVSTTEVADILGLIDYVQEVIVYGVSVPGYEGKIGMACIRLKENCEFNGEHTYRHVHAHLPNYARPRFIRIKSAIELTATFKYRKVQLVEEGFNPAVIKDCLYILDEKENTLMNFYCFLQGDIRLKISATSLVEKRLASECQ; this is encoded by the exons ATGGTGCCCGCGCTGTGCACCGCGCTGGcggggctgctgctcctgccgcTCCTGCTGCGCTGCGCCTGGCCCTACTTCTTCCAGGACTTACGCTTCGCCCTCACGATGGCGCAGGTGGCCAGGAGGGCGCGGAGAgccggcgcccgccggcccgcccgcACGCTGCTGGATGTCTtcgcgcggcgggcggcgcggacgCCGCACAAGCCGCTGCTGCTCTTCGGCGGCGAGGTCTGCACGTACGGGCAGGTGGAGCGGCGGAGCAGCCaggcggcgcgggcgctgcgcgacgccgcggggctgcgggcgggcggctgcctgGCCCTCTTCATGGGCAACCGGCCCGCCTACGTCTGGGTCTGGCTGGGCTGCGCCAAGCTGGGCTGCGCCATGGCTTGCCTCAACTGCAACATCAGGGCGGCGTCCCTGCTGCGCTGCTTCCAGAGCAGCGGGGCCACGGTGCTGCTGGCGGCCCCAG aGTTGAAGGGATCTGTTGAAGAAATACTGCCATTCTTGAAGGAAGAAAATGTTAAAGTTTATTACCTAAGCAGGACATCTGTTACAGAAGGAGTTGAGAGCTTTCTTGATAAAGTAGATGCTGCTTCAGATGAGCCTACTCCGTTGTCTTGGAGATCAGATATAACCTCTAAAACTCCTGCCATGTACATTTATACCTCTGGTACTACAG GTCTTCCCAAGGCTGCGGTGATAAACCATGAACGAATAATGCTAGCTTGTGGTTTGTTTGATGCTGGCAAGGTTACCTCAGAAGATATTGTGTATACTGCTCTACCACTCTATCACAGCTCTGCCCTCCTCGTTGGCGTCCATGGATGCATCATGAAAG GTGCAACTATTGTTTTGAGTGCCAAATTTTCAGCAAGCCAGTTCTGGGATGACTGCAGGAAATACAACGTAACAGTGATACAGTATATTGGGGAAGTGCTTCGGTATTTATGCAGTATGCCACAG AGAAAAAATGATCAGGATCACAAAGTCAGACTTGCCATAGGAAATGGGATAAGGACTGATGTTTGGAGGGAATTCATCCAAAGATTTGGAAAGATTAGTATTCTAGAGTTTTATGCTTCAACTGAGGGGAACATTTCCTTCGTTAATTACACTGGAAAAATTGGTGCAGTGGGAAGAGTGAACTGCTTACAGAAG ATCTTACGCTATGAACTGATTAAATATGACGTAGAGAAAGATGAACCAGTCCGAGATGAGAATGGATACTGCATAAGAGTTCCCAAAG GTAAACCAGGACTCCTGATCTGCAGAATCACCAAATATGCACCATTTAGTGGCTATGCAGGAGCAAAACACCAAACAGAGAAGAAGCAATTAAGAGATGTTTTCCAGAAAGGGGATTTATATTTTAATAGCGGTGACCTTTTAGTGATTGACAATGATAACTTCATTTATTTCCATGATAGAACTGGAGACACATTCCG GTGGAAAGGGGAAAACGTTTCTACAACTGAAGTTGCAGACATTTTAGGATTGATTGACTATGTTCAAGAAGTTATTGTATATGGAGTATCTGTTCCAG GTTATGAAGGCAAAATAGGAATGGCATGTATTCGACTGAAGGAAAACTGTGAATTTAATGGTGAACATACTTACAGACACGTTCATGCTCACCTTCCAAACTATGCAAGACCTCGTTTTATAAGGATTAAG aGCGCCATTGAACTCACAGCAACTTTTAAGTACCGTAAAGTACAACTAGTCGAAGAGGGTTTCAATCCAGCAGTCATCAAAGATTGCCTGTATATCctggatgaaaaagaaaatac
- the SLC27A2 gene encoding long-chain fatty acid transport protein 2 isoform X1: MVPALCTALAGLLLLPLLLRCAWPYFFQDLRFALTMAQVARRARRAGARRPARTLLDVFARRAARTPHKPLLLFGGEVCTYGQVERRSSQAARALRDAAGLRAGGCLALFMGNRPAYVWVWLGCAKLGCAMACLNCNIRAASLLRCFQSSGATVLLAAPELKGSVEEILPFLKEENVKVYYLSRTSVTEGVESFLDKVDAASDEPTPLSWRSDITSKTPAMYIYTSGTTGLPKAAVINHERIMLACGLFDAGKVTSEDIVYTALPLYHSSALLVGVHGCIMKGATIVLSAKFSASQFWDDCRKYNVTVIQYIGEVLRYLCSMPQRKNDQDHKVRLAIGNGIRTDVWREFIQRFGKISILEFYASTEGNISFVNYTGKIGAVGRVNCLQKKILRYELIKYDVEKDEPVRDENGYCIRVPKGKPGLLICRITKYAPFSGYAGAKHQTEKKQLRDVFQKGDLYFNSGDLLVIDNDNFIYFHDRTGDTFRWKGENVSTTEVADILGLIDYVQEVIVYGVSVPGYEGKIGMACIRLKENCEFNGEHTYRHVHAHLPNYARPRFIRIKSAIELTATFKYRKVQLVEEGFNPAVIKDCLYILDEKENTLMNFYCFLQGDIRLKISATSLVEKRLASECQ; encoded by the exons ATGGTGCCCGCGCTGTGCACCGCGCTGGcggggctgctgctcctgccgcTCCTGCTGCGCTGCGCCTGGCCCTACTTCTTCCAGGACTTACGCTTCGCCCTCACGATGGCGCAGGTGGCCAGGAGGGCGCGGAGAgccggcgcccgccggcccgcccgcACGCTGCTGGATGTCTtcgcgcggcgggcggcgcggacgCCGCACAAGCCGCTGCTGCTCTTCGGCGGCGAGGTCTGCACGTACGGGCAGGTGGAGCGGCGGAGCAGCCaggcggcgcgggcgctgcgcgacgccgcggggctgcgggcgggcggctgcctgGCCCTCTTCATGGGCAACCGGCCCGCCTACGTCTGGGTCTGGCTGGGCTGCGCCAAGCTGGGCTGCGCCATGGCTTGCCTCAACTGCAACATCAGGGCGGCGTCCCTGCTGCGCTGCTTCCAGAGCAGCGGGGCCACGGTGCTGCTGGCGGCCCCAG aGTTGAAGGGATCTGTTGAAGAAATACTGCCATTCTTGAAGGAAGAAAATGTTAAAGTTTATTACCTAAGCAGGACATCTGTTACAGAAGGAGTTGAGAGCTTTCTTGATAAAGTAGATGCTGCTTCAGATGAGCCTACTCCGTTGTCTTGGAGATCAGATATAACCTCTAAAACTCCTGCCATGTACATTTATACCTCTGGTACTACAG GTCTTCCCAAGGCTGCGGTGATAAACCATGAACGAATAATGCTAGCTTGTGGTTTGTTTGATGCTGGCAAGGTTACCTCAGAAGATATTGTGTATACTGCTCTACCACTCTATCACAGCTCTGCCCTCCTCGTTGGCGTCCATGGATGCATCATGAAAG GTGCAACTATTGTTTTGAGTGCCAAATTTTCAGCAAGCCAGTTCTGGGATGACTGCAGGAAATACAACGTAACAGTGATACAGTATATTGGGGAAGTGCTTCGGTATTTATGCAGTATGCCACAG AGAAAAAATGATCAGGATCACAAAGTCAGACTTGCCATAGGAAATGGGATAAGGACTGATGTTTGGAGGGAATTCATCCAAAGATTTGGAAAGATTAGTATTCTAGAGTTTTATGCTTCAACTGAGGGGAACATTTCCTTCGTTAATTACACTGGAAAAATTGGTGCAGTGGGAAGAGTGAACTGCTTACAGAAG AAGATCTTACGCTATGAACTGATTAAATATGACGTAGAGAAAGATGAACCAGTCCGAGATGAGAATGGATACTGCATAAGAGTTCCCAAAG GTAAACCAGGACTCCTGATCTGCAGAATCACCAAATATGCACCATTTAGTGGCTATGCAGGAGCAAAACACCAAACAGAGAAGAAGCAATTAAGAGATGTTTTCCAGAAAGGGGATTTATATTTTAATAGCGGTGACCTTTTAGTGATTGACAATGATAACTTCATTTATTTCCATGATAGAACTGGAGACACATTCCG GTGGAAAGGGGAAAACGTTTCTACAACTGAAGTTGCAGACATTTTAGGATTGATTGACTATGTTCAAGAAGTTATTGTATATGGAGTATCTGTTCCAG GTTATGAAGGCAAAATAGGAATGGCATGTATTCGACTGAAGGAAAACTGTGAATTTAATGGTGAACATACTTACAGACACGTTCATGCTCACCTTCCAAACTATGCAAGACCTCGTTTTATAAGGATTAAG aGCGCCATTGAACTCACAGCAACTTTTAAGTACCGTAAAGTACAACTAGTCGAAGAGGGTTTCAATCCAGCAGTCATCAAAGATTGCCTGTATATCctggatgaaaaagaaaatac